A section of the Xiphias gladius isolate SHS-SW01 ecotype Sanya breed wild chromosome 8, ASM1685928v1, whole genome shotgun sequence genome encodes:
- the si:dkey-29p10.4 gene encoding E3 ubiquitin/ISG15 ligase TRIM25, with amino-acid sequence MGASLDTPARCSLCNDLTLDRITLKCGHWFCQRCIGDLWSVAPNGPYHCPQWRCKTVYQALPFDRSLLRPPTPNRRAQPRGTAATSSNDEQNRSDSILRRPSLTSQLLRKRKASTPAPEQPDVKRSTVESPREPSGDTETPTTSFSDRPGQSTGVETSKRAVQPESTQSELGDGTSFGDKSGSKAVPANDVPPDLSIQQGQHKSEEVVSWDDSDSSTEVDICDAPPLDTPRKDTHEGEIHASPKKPASPANSYSFPGVSTPGNDKFPVHYVKPPLIFTKHPTAASGSTSHADIFLKPENKNTSPVPCHYCPKTGYQPAVKTCLVCGASMCTEHLRPHLDSPVFQNHTLVPPMEDISPWRCQEHQEINRIYCRQCGVCVCTVCTVIGSHRNHVCISIREAERELRGNLKEEIKQLQGAEQQVTNRVTELTQKKETFRAVLNEAREGVLQQYGAIREALDQEEQLALQCVMKEESRVLGGLEEKLSHLRSSLLSIQQGLHTLEGLADAKGDKRVQDQAFIMEYSKVAQLASNMGSCVEQFEAPEEVDRARLKCLQRWTEKRLDTVIITVPGKDRDLYRLLYGTVPLLDADTAHSKLQLSENSRRVTYSEAQQSYTEHEARFSSFPQVLASVALEGGRWYWEVNVSVDDGRWKVGLSEGQIERKGQKDNSRLGFNSYSWCLACDKRKVEALHNKVSVPVDADRLQRVGVFLDFEEGVLSFFNVTPGGSLALMHSFKHRFTDPLYPALSVSKTHLAICDLFQS; translated from the exons ATGGGAGCGTCGTTGGACACTCCGGCGCGGTGTTCTCTGTGCAACGACCTGACCCTGGACCGCATCACTCTGAAGTGCGGCCACTGGTTCTGCCAGCGATGTATCGGCGACTTGTGGAGCGTCGCCCCGAACGGGCCGTACCACTGTCCGCAGTGGAGGTGTAAGACCGTGTACCAGGCTCTGCCGTTTGATCGCAGCTTGTTACGGCCGCCCACCCCGAATCGACGGGCTCAGCCCCGCGGCACCGCAG ccacatcCAGTAACGATGAACAAAACCGATCTGACTCGATACTGAGGAGGCCCTCACTCACCAGCCAACTCCTGCGGAAGAGAAAGGCCAGCACGCCTGCACCGGAGCAGCCTGACGTAAAGCGATCAACTGTGGAATCTCCCCGTGAGCCGTCCGGTGACACTGAGACCCCCACCACATCCTTCTCAGATAGACCTGGGCAGTCGACTGGTGTGGAGACATCCAAGAGAGCAGTGCAACCAGAATCCACACAGTCTGAGCTTGGTGATGGCACATCCTTTGGTGACAAGTCTGGCAGCAAGGCAGTACCTGCAAATGATGTGCCACCAGACCTCTCAATCCAGCAGGGCCAGCATAAATCAGAAGAAGTCGTCTCATGGGATGACTCTGACAGCTCAACTGAAGTAGATATATGTGATGCACCTCCTCTTGATACCCCCAGGAAAGACACACATGAAGGAGAAATTCATGCTTCACCAAAGAAACCTGCCTCACCTGCCAACTCTTATTCTTTTCCTGGGGTCTCAACCCCAGGTAACGATAAGTTTCCTGTACATTACGTCAAGCCACCTCTGATATTCACCAAACATCCTACTGCTGCTTCAGGATCAACAAGTCATGCAGACATCTTTCTCAAGCCGGAGAACAAAAATACCAGCCCTGTGCCCTGCCACTATTGCCCTAAAACTGGATACCAGCCTGCTGTGAAGACCTGTCTGGTGTGCGGAGCTTCAATGTGTACAGAGCACCTGCGTCCCCACCTGGACTCCCCTGTGTTTCAGAATCACACCCTGGTTCCTCCCATGGAGGACATTTCTCCCTGGAGGTGCCAGGAGCACCAGGAAATAAACAGAATCTACTGTCGGcagtgtggagtgtgtgtgtgcacggtGTGTACCGTCATAGGCTCCCACCGCAACCACGTCTGCATCAGCAtcagggaggcagagagagagctgagg GGGAACCTGAAAGAAGAGATCAAACAACTGCAGGGCGCTGAACAGCAAGTGACGAACAGAGTGACTGAACTTACACAGAAGAAAGAGACCTTCAGA GCGGTTTTAAATGAGGCACGAGAAGGGGTCCTGCAGCAGTACGGAGCCATCAGAGAGGCCCTGGATCAGGAGGAGCAATTAGCTCTTCAGTGTGTGATGAAGGAGGAGAGCAGGGTTCTGGGTGGACTAGAGGAGAAACTCAGCCATCTCCGGAGCTCCCTACTGTCAATCCAGCAAGGCCTCCACACCCTGGAGGGGCTGGCTGATGCCAAGGGAGACAAACGCGTTCAGGACCAGGCCTTCATTATG GAATACAGCAAAGTAGCCCAACT GGCTAGTAACATGGGCAGCTGTGTGGAGCAGTTTGAGGCTCCAGAGGAAGTGGATCGGGCCCGGCTGAAATGTTTGCAGAGGTGGACTGAGAAGCGCCTGGACACAGTCATCATCACTGTGCCTGGCAAAGACAGAGACCTCTACCGACTGCTCT ATGGCACCGTCCCCCTTTTGGATGCAGACACAGCCCATTCCAAGCTGCAGCTGTCTGAGAACAGCAGGAGGGTGACCTACAGCGAGGCTCAGCAGTCCTACACGGAGCACGAGGCTCGCTTCAGCTCCTTCCCACAAGTCCTGGCCTCCGTTGCCCTGGAGGGGGGGCGCTGGTACTGGGAAGTGAATGTGTCTGTGGATGACGGCCGCTGGAAGGTGGGGCTGTCTGAGGGACAGATAGAGAGGAAGGGCCAAAAGGACAATTCTCGTCTGGGCTTCAACAGTTACTCCTGGTGCCTGGCCTGTGATAAAAGGAAGGTAGAAGCTCTGCATAACAAAGTGTCGGTTCCTGTGGATGCAGACAGGCTGCAGAGGGTGGGAGTGTTCCTCGATTTTGAAGAGGGTGTTTTATCATTCTTTAATGTGACACCAGGGGGCAGTCTAGCATTAATGCATTCCTTTAAGCACCGGTTTACTGACCCTCTTTACCCAGCCTTGTCCGTGTCTAAGACACACCTGGCCATCTGTGATCTGTTTCAGTCGTAA